CTTGGTGCCCAGATGCTACGTTGCTCGTCGAATGTATCGCCTCCGAGCCGGCCGCAGACCACCCAGAGCTCATCGCCTGTGGCGCTAGCGAGCGGCTTGGAGGCCGCAGCACCTGGGCGCTGCTTGCCACCGCGCGGGGCTTCATTGGCTGCAAGGACGTTCCAGGAGGCGTAGCCCCTGGTAAGCGCCACGGCCTCTTGGGCTGTGCCCAGGTCGACCGGGATGCTCTTGCGACGGAAAAAGTTCTTCAGCACCACAGCGGCTTGGCTGGGCGTAGGTTGGGTAACGTTCACGTGAAATACTCCTTGCAATACGCGCGTTGGCGTGAATGCATGCTGTCCTCTTTACATACTCGCCTTTGCGCAAAGCAAAAAGTTCGTGTGTGTGTCCTGAATGCCCCGTTTCACCGTACCTGCGTTAGCAGGCGAGGACGGCGCGCTGGGGCTGCGCGTGCTCAGTATATGCAGCTAACCAGGAGAGCCCCGCCGGTAAGCTAGCGTGCCGGGGGTTGCTGGGCGCGCCGGCCCCTGTCCTCCCGAAGCTTGCCCGGAGCAGGGCTCGACGCGGCGGCGGTTGGCTATAGAAGACAGGAAAACTTCAGCAGATACCACATGACTACTTCAATTGTCTTTGTTGCCGTCAAAGGCGACCAGGAGGTCGATGTTGCACGAGTTGAACTTCAGCTCCTTCATCCAGACCTTGCCCAAGGGCTCGACCCTAATGAGTTCTCATCTTTTCTGCTCCTCCTCGTGCCTGAGGTGAAGCGCCGATGGTTAAGCACCCACGACAAGCTCATTCTTCGCATCTACCAGGGTGGCGAGCTGGCTTGGACCCAAGCCTGCTGACCCAGGGCGCGAAAATTCAGCGGCCGCTGCTCCCTCCCGGACAGCGGCCCTTCTTTCGGGGTTGGTGGCGGGGCCAAGCGCCCGATGCTCACTACCGGTGCCTGCGGCGCTGCGGGAACGCTCACCGAGCACAAGGCAAAGCCGGGCCCAAATAGGGCCCGGCTTGGAATGACGTTGGTTAGGAGGCTGCCTTGAGTCTCGCCAGCGCGGCGGAAACGAGAGGCAGGCCGGTGTCGAGAGCCTTGAGCTCTGCCTCCGTCGCGAGACGGCAGACCTCGTCTTCAAAGGACCAGCGCCAGTTGCTGGAGCAGTGCTGCCCGTCAAGGTGGGTAACCGTCCCGCTGGCGCCGAGGTTGTCCCTGACGACAAAGAAGTCGTCGCAGAACTCGATGACCTGGCCAGGCTGGAATGCGGGAGCGAGCTCCGGGCGGACGGGCCGTGGTTGCTCAGAAGGCATTCGATGCTCCGGTCAGAAAGTCGATGTAGCGGGCGCCGGCGCCATTCTGCTTGAAGCGCGCCAGCACCTTTCCATCGTTCAGCACGTCCTCGGCGTAACCACGCTTATCTGAGGCCGATACGGCCCAGTCGCCAGTGTGGAACGCCTGATGCCGGTAAACGGAGCTACCCGGCAGCGTTCCAGGTGCGGCCAGGTCGATTCGAACGATGCACTGGTCTTCGATTTGCAGCTCGGCCTCGCCATCGGCTGACGCGAGGAGCGGCAGCTTGCGCTTGCCCGCCGACCGTCCGATTTGCCCGATGACGTGGTCTTGCTCCGGCCAGGCGCGGCCTGTCTTGGTGTCGCCGAACCAGAGTCGGACGGCATATCGCGTCTTGAACGCTGCTTCGAGGGCAGCGCGCACCTCGACGCCCGTTTCGGGGTGAAACCAGAGGTTCTGGCCTTGTTGGTACTTCGAGAGGGATGCGTGTGTTGGCATGGGTTCCTTATCGACTGAGAAGAAGTAGTTCTTCTCGGTCTAGCCACCACTAGCCGGTGCCCTCCCCGCTTCGAGCTCGCCCCGCGGTCGTTCAGAGCACGTGGCTTCAGGGCGCTGGCCCCTCGGAGCGGGGCTTCTCGTCACTCCAGAATTCGGCTGTAATGCGTAGCCGGCCAAACTCCTAAAACCACTAGGCCGCCATCGTCTGTCCGCTTTTCCACAATGGAGGGGTTCATGGCACTGGCATCCTTGATGGCCGCGAAATCGCGTCAACTTTGGTCGGCCTCCATGGCCGTTGCAGTCCTGGCGGCGGCGCTCTCAGGCTGCGCGGGCCTGGCGGGGCCCCCCAAGCCAATGGTCTTGGACGTTTTCTTCGGAACGGACCGCAAAGCTGTTGAGGGCCCGGAGAGATTTGGAAAAGAGGGGGGGCCCAATCGTCCTGGGGGCCATGAAGGTGAGCGTCCCACCTAGCCCTATTCATCAGATGGGCCGTATCGAAAGGCCGTCCTCCTGGCAGAAGGAGAGCACCGAAAAGCACTTCGTAATTCTCGACCAGCGGGTGCTGACTTCCGCACAGTTCTACCAAGAGATGAACACTGCGCTTAGCCGGGCGCCAGGTGTGAAATCTGCCTTCCTTTTCATTCACGGGTTCAACGTTCCCTTCGTAGACGCGGCATACCGGACCGCACAAATCTCCGCCGACCTGGGCCTATCCTCGGTCCCCGTTTTTTACAGTTGGCCCTCCAATGGTTCCCTGCCCGCGTACACCTGGGACTTCACGGCCGCCTCGCAAACCATTCCCCGGCTGGTCGCAGTCGGTGCCCCCGTCAGCTTGTACGCCTCCCAGGCGGACAAAGCGCTGACGGCATCTATGGGTCTCTGGGGAGGAGTACGGGCGGGCTCCGCCGGCGCCGACCTCATCGTCCTGCCGGGCCTGGAGACGATGGACGCTTCAAACGTCAACACGGATTTCCTCGGCCACTCAGCGTACGGTGACTCGCGCATTCTCCTTGGCGACCTGGCAGCACTTTTTCGAGGGTTCGGAGCGAGCAGCCGGTTCGGCCTGACGAAGGTGCCGACGGCCACAGGCACCTACTGGGAATTCAAGAGGTAGCTCGAAGCGCCGCGCCACGGCCTCCCTCGCCTTCCGCTTGCTACACAGCGAAAGGACACAGAGGACACCATGCATGCTGAATTTCATCCGGGGAACATCTCCTCCGGGATGGCGCTAGCCGTCGAACATGCCGAAGCTGGTTTCCACTTCGAAGAGGGCGGCTGCTGGGCCATGGCGGTAGCGCTCTACGAGCGCTTCACCCTACTAGGCGCAGCTCCGGTACTCCGCTACCGTGCGGACGGCTTCACCCACGCTTGGGTGGAGGTCGATGGCGTCGGCTACGACCACCAAGGCAATCTGTTCTCGCTCCCCCTGGGCGCCACGGTCGCGTCGGCCGCCGAGATGGCGGACATCGCGGCGCGATTCGGCGTTTCGACCGAGGACTTCGAGGCGGACAAGGCCTGGGCGGACCAGGTCGTTGCCACAGCTAGCCGCCTTCTCGCCTGGCGCGTCACCTGTGACGCCAGCTAAGCGCACCCCTCCCTGCTTACAACTGGCGCCCCTCACCGGGCGCCATTTTCTTGCCTAAACCGCGCCGGCGGTCCGGCAAGCTCGGCGCCTCGCCCTTCGCTACACGCCTGTAGGTCAACTACGAAGGAACGAAATGCCTGAATTCAACAAGGCCCGGGGCGTCATCTGGGAACACTGGTACCTCGAGCTCGAGAAGCTCGCGGGCAAGCATGGCGTATCCGTCGCCGACGAGGACGCCTGGATGGGCCCCTACGAGGACGGGCAAACGCCCGAGCAAGCGCTCTACGAGGAGTATCCCGAGTTCAAGCCTGCCGACGCATCGCCCTGCGCCCAACACGAAAAACCATGTTTCGAGTGTCCATGGCGGCGCAACAGCGCTCCTGGCTGGCTCGGAGCCTCGGAGCCTGGCGAGTTTCTGGCACAAGCTGACTCGGGTATCCGGATGCCCTGCCACACGGCAGGCATCGACTACGAAAGCCCGAACTGGGAGGAGCAGGCGAAGACCTCAGCACAGTGCGCAGGTCACGCCATCTTTCTGGCGAACCGCTGCAAGCTGCCGGCGCCCGGTGCGCTGAAGCTTCCTGCGGACCACGAGGCGGTGTTCACCCGTCCTCATGAATTCGTGGCTCACCATGCCCGCATGGCGCCTGCGCAGCTCGAGGCCACGATGATTTTCGACCTCTATCGTGTCACTCGCGCAGCCAAGTCGAATGGCAGCGCGAAGCCCTCTGCTACCAAGGCCAGCAAAGCTCGCAAGGGCACCGCAACCGCCTAGATTCGCGCGCTCGCCGCGCTCAGCCCTCCGCTTAGACGGAGGGCTCTTTTTTTCTGCCAAAAGTCGCCACGCCGCCGTGCCGCCTAGGCCCAGCAGGGCTGGCTAAAGGCGGTGACTGCACTGCGCAACCGCACTTCCTTCACGCACATGACTCGCAAACTTGCCCCCTTCGGCCTCGCGGCCGCCCTCCTGCTGCTGCCGCTGGCAGCGACCGCAGCCGATGACGACCTCTTGGCTACGGCAGGAAAAATCGGTTACGGCCTTCGGGTTGCCGAAAAGTGCGGCATGCCCTCCGACGCGCTCGAGCGTCTCTCGGACGCACTGGCCGATGTGGTCGCCGCGGAGGCGGACCAGAGCGGTGCCGACCGCCTGGCGCTGGGTAAAGCGGTCCACGCTGCCGTGGACCGGGCCAACAACGAGTTCCCCGGGAAGCCTCCGCTCGAGGTCTGCACCAAGGTCATAGCAGACCTGGAATCGCTCACCTGACCATAGCCAGGGTCCACGCGCTTGGCCCTAAGGCGGGCTTGCGCGGCCCTCGCGCGGTTTCTACACGTCCCAGAGCATTTCTATCAACGGGCCCCGAGCCCAAGTACGACGCACTGCGTCAAAGGAACTTCCATGGGACGTGAACTCAAGCGAGTCGCACTGGACTTCAAGTGGCCGCTGGAAAAGGTCTGGAAGGGCTTCCTGAATCCGTTCAGCAAGCATGCCCGACCGTGCCGGCAATGCGGCGGGCGAGGCGAATCGCCGCAGCTCACCGAGCTGCATAACCAGTGGTACGGCTACTCGGCCTTTCGACCGGAGGACAGAGGCAGCAGGCCCTGGACGACCGAAGACGCGCCCATCATCGCGTTCGCGTCGAGGAACCTGGAGAGCGCACCCGGGTTCTACGGTCAAGGGCCCGTCGCACTGAATCGTGAGGCGCAACGGCTGTGCGACCTGTTCAATCAGCAGTGGAGCCACCACCTCAACGACGACGACGTCGCAGCTCTGCTGGAGGCTGACCGCCTCTGGGACTTCACTTCCACGTTCAGCCCCGGCGACGGTTGGGTGAAGAAAGAGCCGGCGGTCGTGCCCACTGCGGCGCAAGTCAACGCGTGGAGCATCGGAGGCATGGGGCACGACAGTATCAACTCCTGGGCTGTTATCAGAGCCGAATGCAAGCGGTTGGGCCACCCGATGTCGTGCAGCGCGTGTGAAGGCGAGTGTCAAATCTGGCGCACCAACCGGCTGAGGAAAAAGGCCGAGAAGTGGACTAAGGTGGAGCCTCCGGCAGGGTTGGGCTACCAGATTTGGGAGCACACCACCGAAGGCAGCCCCATTTCCCCGGTGTTCGCGACTGCCAAGGAACTCGCTGCCTGGATGGTCACGGAGTATCGGCATCGCCGTGATGAAGGCAATTTCACCTCGTGGATGAAGTTCATCGAGGGACCGGGATGGGTGCCGTCGGGGGTCATCGGGGGTGGCAGGCTCTTCCACGGAGCCAACATCGTGCGCGCTTTCGAAGAAGAGCAGGAACCTGCAATCGCGTAGCACAGCGTTAATTCGGGCCGCCAGGGATGAATCAATCCTTGGTGGCCTTTTCCTGCGGTTCGATAGTTGCACCAAGCAACGAACGAAGCTACACTGAGCATCGCAAGCAAAAGGGGTTGAGCATGCACACAGACCATGCCGTGTTGACAGGGAGCAGCCATACCGCAGCGGCGACGGCGTGCCAGGACTATTGCCTTGCGGGCTCGGCCGAAGGAGTCGCATGGGCAGTGGTCGCGGATGGGTGCTCTAGTGGAGGGGCCTCGGACCTCGGCGCCCGTGTCTGGGCGCTTGCCGCACGACGCGTCCTCATTCGCGCTGCGGGGGAGCTGCTGCCCGCCTACGAGCTGCAGCGCCGCGTGCTTGAGAGGGCGGAGCCCCTATTGGCCAACCTCAGCACAGAGGACGGCTTTTCGACGCTCGGCGTACTCCAAAGCGATGGTGCACTTGTGCGCTGCTGCCTGTTCGGGGACGGAGTCGTCATCGCCCGACACAGGGACGGAGGCCTATCCGTCTGGTCGGTCGAATACTCTGCGAATGCCCCGTTCTACCTTCAGTACCTCCGAGACCCTGCCCTGGAGACTGCCTACGACGAGCAATACAGGGACCAGCTGCGGAACTGCGTACGTACCAGGCTCGATGCCAACGGCGGCGTCCTGGGCAGCGACGTTTGTGCTCAGAGCTCGCAGGCGCCGGCTTGGGAGCTCACCCTGGACGTGAAGCGCCAGGACCTGGATGCCGTCTTTGTGTGCAGTGACGGGCTCGGCACGACCAAGGAAGGCCTTGAGGCAACGGCTGCCGCGGTGGCCGCAGTGAAGAACTCCACAGGGGAGTTCGTGCGTAGGCGGGTGGCCAAGCTTGCTCGAGACTGGCTGAAGGCGGGGGGCATGCCGACAGATGACCTCGCGGTCGCCGGCATCTGGCTTGACCGGGAGCCGGGCGATGAGTGAGCGCGTCACCGTCTACCCGGAAGGAGGCCGAAGCCTTGTGTTGACGGGAAACGACCACCTTGCCACCGGTGGCGAAGGTTCGGTCTACGTCAAGGGGGACACGGCGTACAAGGTCTACCTGGAGCCGGCCAAAGCAATCCGGGCGGGCATGGAGCGCAAGGTCGCCGCCCTGGCGGCCATCAAGCACCCCGGCATCGCCGCTCCGCAAGCCATCCTTCGAGACAAGAATGGACTTTTCATTGGGCTGTCGCTGCCGAAGGCGCCCGGAGAAGCCCTTTACAAGGCATTCACGAACAGCTGGAGGGACACCCATCAGTTTGGCCTTACCGAGACGGCGAAGGTTGTAGAGGCCATGCGAGGCATCACCATCGCCGCTCATGACCACCAGGCCTTGATGGTCGACGCCAACGAGATGAACTGGCTCGTCCACGGGTTGCTGCCAACGGCAATCGATGTGGACTCCTGGCAGCTGCCTGGCTTCCCTGCCACGGCAATCATGCCCTCCATCCGCGACTATTCCCAGAACGAGTTTTCCGAAGGCAGTGACTGGTTTGCCTGGGCCGTGGTCACGTTTCAGCTGTGGACCGGCATTCATCCCTACAAGGGTACCCACCCGGACTTCAGTCGCGGGGCGCTCGAGGAGCGTATGCGGTCGCGCGCGTCCCTCTTTGACAGCAAGGTTCGCCTACCGCCCGCAGCGAGGCTCGTGGCGGGCATCCCGCCCGCCTTGCGCGCTTGGTACGAACTCACCTTCGCTACCGGAGAGCGCTCGGAACCGCCGTCAACCTTTGCGAGCACGCTTGCGACACAGACCGCGCCGCGGCTGCGCGTCCGGCAGACGCTCGCAGGCTCCTTGAAGCTGGAGCGCCTTGGCCACGCTGGCGACAAGATTCTGGCCGCCTTCAACGGCTTTGTCGTCGCGCGTGGCCCCTCGGGCCTGGTGCTTTGGGATGCGCTCGCCAAGTCGCCCGTAGCTGATGTCACTGAAGGCGAGCTGCAAGAAGTCCTTCGGCACGAGGCCGCCATCGTCAGGACGGCTGGTTACCGGGTCGTGTTACGGCTCCGGCCAGGGGTGTCGCTTTCCTGTCGCGCGCTCGGCGGGCCGTCGGGCAGCAACCTCCCCTCGACCGCTCTACGAGTCTGGCAGTCCGGGAATCGCGTGTTCGCGCTTGCGCCTGGCGTGTCGAACGGTCTGGTCGAGGTTGACGCCGCTGAGCTGGGCGGGCGCCTGGTGCTGGCTGTGCGCCAGCAATGGCCGGCAGCCATCCTCTCGACATCGTTTTTCCGAGGAGGCTTCGTGCAAGACTGCCTGGGCATGCCTTTCGTGGGGGTGCTTGAAGGGGACGGCGTGCTGCAGGGGCCGGCCGAGGGCCTGAAGGGCTACAAGGTCGCCGAAGGGTTTGGCCTTGACCGGTCGAATGTCTGGCTTACGGCTGTCCGCCGCGTCGACGGTGAGACCGTCCGACTGTCCCTTGCGTTCAAGGCCGGGCGGTGGGCGGTTGAAGAGGTGGTGGTTGTTGCGACGCTGGGGGTTGACGCGGCGGCCAGCTCCTCGGGTGTCGGGGTGCTGCGCGAGGAGGACGCTCTCGTTGTTGCCAAAGGGGCGGCCCGCAAGCAGATTGACAGGAGTGGGTTGGCCGGCGAGCTGCGGCTCTTCTCGCTCGGCGCCGGTATAGGAGCTTTCGAGGACGGCGAGGTGATGAAGCTCAGCTTGAGCTAGTTCGGCAGGATGCATGTAGGCGTCACCTCGATGCACGCACAGCATGGTGAGGAAGAGAACGACAGGCGCGGCCTCGCCTCTTTCGTTAGTTGCGCGGCGCAACGAACGGTGCTATACTGCACGTACACCTTCCCGCGCGGCAATGCCGCCACCTCAAAAAATGACCGCTTTCACCGCAACCCAGGCCTCCGCAAGAGAGCCCTTCGTTCCTGTCATCCGCTCCCTGCTGGAAACCGACCTCTACAAGTTCTCGATGTTGCAGGCGATGCTCCATCGGCACCCTGGTGCACACGCGGAGTATGCGTTTGTCTGTCGAAACAAACCGCAGTTTCCGCTGGCAGAGCTCGAGGCGGAGGTGAACGAGCAGTTGGACGACCTGTGCACCCTGCGCTTCAGTGAAGACGAACTGACCTATCTGCGCGGCCTGCGGTACATCAAATCGGACTTTGTCGACTTCCTTGCGCTGTTCCACTTTCAGCGCAAGTTCATCAAGGTTTCCGTGAGCGGGGATGCCCTGAACATTGTCGCGACGGGACCTCAGGTTCACGTCATGATGTTTGAGATTTTCGTGCTCGCCATCGTCAACGAGCTTTACTTCCGCAATGTCGACCAAGCTCTCGCGCTAGAAGAAGGCCGCGCGCGCCTCGCCGAGAAGATTGCAATGCTCAAGGCCTTCGGCAAGGAGGCGCCACGGCGCTTTCCGTTCGACCTTTCCGATTTCGGCGTGCGCCGACGCTTCTCTGGTGCATGGCAGGACGAGGTGGTCGCCACCCTCGCGCGGGAGGTCCCGGAATACTTCAAGGGCACGTCCAACGTCTACCTGGCGCGCAAGCACGGCCTGGTGCCAATCGGCACGATGGCGCACGAATACCTTCAGTCCTACCAATCGTTTGGCGTGCGCCTGCGCGACTTCCAGAAGGCCGCCCTGGAGGATTGGGTGCAGGAGTACCGCGGTGACCTCGGGATTGCGCTCACGGACGTTGTTGGCATGGACGCGTTCCTGGCGGACTTCGACCTGTACTTCGCAAAACTGTTCGACGGTCTGCGCCACGACTCAGGTGACCCGAAGGTGTGGGGCGAAAAGGCCCTGGCCCACTACGCCAAGCTGCGCGTTGACGCAGGGACCAAGCGTCTGGTGTTCTCGGATGGCCTCGACATCCCGCGTTCGCTCGACCTCTATCGCCACTTTGCCGACCGCGTGCAGGTGGGCTTCGGTGTCGGTACGAACTTGACCAACGACATGGGCGTCCCTGCGCTGAACATCGTCATGAAGCTCATGAGCTGCAATGGTCAGCCTACTGCCAAGCTGTCCGATTCCGCGGGGAAGACGCTGTGCAAGGACGAGACCTTCCTGGCGTACCTCCGGCAGGTTTTCAACCACACGGCGCCCGCCGTCTGAAGGGGCACTGCATGGCGCACATTCTCAACAGGGGCGGTTTCGTCCGGGTTCGAGCGGACCACCCCGACGGTCGTCGGGCGGGCAAGGACGCAATGGTGATGTCCGTCGATGGCGAGGACCTTGGCCTCTACTTTGGCCTGGACCGCGCGAACCGGCCTCAGGACGTGTTCTGTTCCGGTACAGAGGCATGGAAGCTCGCGGAGCTGGACCTGGCCACAGCGGATGCGTAGCAGGCGCGGAGACGGCCTCGAGTAAACCACCTGCCTACACGAGGTTCAACCCTCAAAGGCCCAGGAACAGGCCTGCAACCTACTCTCTCAAATCGCGATTCCTCGACAACTTCGAGCTGGCCGTTCTGCTTGCGTTCGGCGCGGGCATGACGGTCATCGGCTTCGCTGCCACCGCCGTCGCGTAATCGGACCGAAGCCCGCCTCCTGGGGAAAGAGACCGCTGCAAGGACCTATGGACAACTCGTTCTTCTCAGATTTCATCGGCCCGTTCCCTGACGTGCTGTGGGAACCCGCCTTCCTCACTCCCGCACACCATGCGGAGCTGCTTGAGTTCTGCCTGGACGGGATTCAGTGGCAGACCAAGATGGCCAGCTGGGGCGGTCGCCTGGTGGAGTTCCCCCGCCAACTGGCTTGGTTCGGGGACGTGCCCTACGCTTACTCCGGCATCCTTCACCAACCGGTGGCGATGCCCGCCCCCTTGAAAGCCGTCCGTCAGCGCATAGAGGCCTACCTTTGCGACCATGGGGTGCCGACGGACCTGAATAGCGTCCTGCTGAACCGCTATCGAAGCGGGAATGACTCCATCGGCATGCACTCGGACGACGAGACCCAGTTGGGCCCGCAGCCCGTCATCGCCTCAATCTCTCTCGGGGATTCGCGAACCTTCGTCTTCGAGCACAGAAGACCGGCATGCGGCACAAGAACTCGCTCCCAGGGGGCTCGCTCTTGGTGATGAAGGGCGATTGTCAGAACGAATGGCGCCACGGCATCTTCAAGGAGCCTGGCGATTCGAGTCGGGTGAACCTTACGTTTCGCAGAACCTTTCGATAGCCGGAAAGGGCTTTGCCAGCAGGCAGCCGCCCTGCTCCGGTCGCTCGGCTGCTCACCGGTCTCACGCTAAGAGCCTAAAAAGGCTAAGCGACTGCACGCTTACGCTGTTTACCTGGTACATTCGGTTGCAATAGAAGGAGCTTCCAGAATGACCACCGTGACGATGCACCTGCAGAAGAAGCTGAAGTCCATGCGCATCCAAAGCGGCGATGCCCGCCGCGTATTCGACGCCCTACGGTCCTATGAAAACAAGATGGAAACGGTCACGGTTGAGCGGCTCGTCAAGCTGACTAAACTTGGACCCCGACGAATCCGAACGGTACTCAACGCTCTGGAAGGCCTGCAGATGGGCAAACTCGTTCTTGGCCGTCGCGGGATGAGCACGCGCTTCGTCTGGGACGAGGGATTCCGCAAGTTCGCGACCATCCTCCCGGCAGCTCAGCCGAACGAGCCGAAGGATGTCGACCCGGTGGCCGCCCTCATCATGAAGTCCGTGGGCAATGCCACGTCGACCGTGGTACATGAATGGGCCATCCAGCTGGACACGCGCCGTAAGGCGAGGATTCAGTTCCCGGAGACGGTCACCCGGGCAGACCTGGTCAAGATTCAGTCGTTCTGCGAGAAGTACAGCGCCCAGCTGCCGGCCTGACGCCGGTGTCGCGCGCCGCCGCCCCCTTGGTACCCTTGGCCTGTTTGCAGGACGGGGCCGAAATCTTCGTTGCGAGCGGAGGCTATGCGTTCGACCTCCCTGACGGCGAGCGCACCGAAGTCCCGCGGCTTGTTGTGCTGCTCAACCTCGATGCCGGAATGCAGCCAAGTGCCGCTGCGTTGGCTGGGCAATTGCAGGGTGTGACCGAGCACTGGGTGCGAGCGTCTGCCAAGGACCTGTTGCGAACCTTAAGCGAGCTGCTGTCCCAGTTCCGGCCATCAGGCCTGATTGTGGTAGCGCAGCTTCCGGCGCGGAGGATAAAGGAGGCCGAAGCGGTTGACGCCGCAGTGATGGCAATTCGTGCCAGCGGCCGTCATCAACTCGAGCTGGTGCTAGGCGTTGCGAGTGTGCCGTGGGAATGGGCAAGCCTGAAGACGGTGAAGGCGTTCGCGTGCGGGCCGGCAGGCAAGGTCGCTGATGCCGCTAGCGCCGTCTTTAAGGTAGCCTCGACAACGATGGCCGCGTCGGCGCTGCAGGAGCTCGATGGGGCGGCAATGGGTGAGTTCTTTGGGCCCGCGAACGCGCCCAGCAGCGTTGTTTCGGGTGCATGGAATGCAGACGTCGGCTTGGTTTGGCCAGGAGGGGCGACGCCTTGCCTGCAGAGTTCGGCCACGCTCATCGTCCCCTGCTGGTGCGACCCTCGACAGGCTGTTCACTCCGCGGCGTGGCCACGGGACACGGTGACAAGCCTGACTGCTGGGCACTTCACAGCTCGTGAGCCCCGGGAGGCTGTCGCCGTCTGCCGTCCGGTTGATGCTGCCGCCGTCCATCAGGACACGGACGGGTTTCTGGAGAACAAATGACTACAGCACGGAACCTCAATTTGCTGACCCGCGACCAGCGGCCGAGCGCGCCCAACCTATGGCCATCCCGGTCAACGCTGAACTTCACAGATGGCCGTGGCAGACCGCTGCATACGAGCACAAACCGCCGCTTCGACCTCTCTGACGGGTTAATGGCACATTGGCCGCGTGCCAGCCGCATCGTTTATCTGGGCGTGTCGACGAAGTCACCGTCTTGGGTGACTTGGACAGAGGAAGCACTGCGGGAGATTGAGCGGCACATCCGGTATGACCTCGGATTCGACGGCTACGGCGTCACCCTAACGAGGCTCACCCCGCAGAGGCGCCGAGCGCAGCCCTGCTCGACCGAATTTCGCTGGAAATTGCGGATTCGAAACCGCTAGCAGCGGGGCCTCCCGAGCGCGCGCTCGGGGCTGGCGTCAGTTCGCGGCTTCTGCCAGCGCCTTGCAAGACGGGGCGCAGACGAAGTGTGTCCGGCCCAGCAGCTGCTTGGATTGCAGCAGTGAGCGGTTGCGGTGAGTGCCGCACTTGAAGCACGACATGGTCGAACTTCCGAAGTTGCCGCCCACTGCAAAGGGCGAGCCGGGGGTTTTGTTGCGGTAGCGAAGCCCGCCGGAGTCGATGGAGGTCTGGGGTGCTGCTTTGGACATGGAGCTCTGTAGGTTCCGTCGATGTCCCAGCGCAGGGGAGTGACGGTTTCGAGAAGTGCGGATTTTAACCGAGGCCCAGTCGACGAGCGTAACGAAGGGGTAACGGGTAGTAGCGTCTCGGCTTAGGCCCCACCCCCCGGCTAAAACGTTCCCCTAAACGAGGAAGTGCTGTGGCCCATCAGAGGCCGTGGCGTCAACTTCCTCCGGAGAGCGCATGTACCCAATCGTGATGGTCGCAAATTTCAGCGGCAACGTCGGAAAAACAACTTTGACGCGCAACTTGCTTGTGCCACGGCTCAAGGACGTGCGGGTCTTTGCTGTGGAAGACGTCAACGCTGGATACAACCAGGGGGAGGCCGTGCAGCTCTCCGCCGAGCAGACGAGCGCAATCCTCGAGCAAGCCATCGAAGCGGCCATGTCCGCACCCGTCATCGTCGACGTGGGCGCTTCGAACGTGTCGAACTTCTTTGCTGCT
This window of the Variovorax sp. PBL-H6 genome carries:
- a CDS encoding alpha-ketoglutarate-dependent dioxygenase AlkB family protein — encoded protein: MDNSFFSDFIGPFPDVLWEPAFLTPAHHAELLEFCLDGIQWQTKMASWGGRLVEFPRQLAWFGDVPYAYSGILHQPVAMPAPLKAVRQRIEAYLCDHGVPTDLNSVLLNRYRSGNDSIGMHSDDETQLGPQPVIASISLGDSRTFVFEHRRPACGTRTRSQGARSW
- a CDS encoding alpha/beta hydrolase translates to MGRIERPSSWQKESTEKHFVILDQRVLTSAQFYQEMNTALSRAPGVKSAFLFIHGFNVPFVDAAYRTAQISADLGLSSVPVFYSWPSNGSLPAYTWDFTAASQTIPRLVAVGAPVSLYASQADKALTASMGLWGGVRAGSAGADLIVLPGLETMDASNVNTDFLGHSAYGDSRILLGDLAALFRGFGASSRFGLTKVPTATGTYWEFKR
- a CDS encoding protein phosphatase 2C domain-containing protein, with product MHTDHAVLTGSSHTAAATACQDYCLAGSAEGVAWAVVADGCSSGGASDLGARVWALAARRVLIRAAGELLPAYELQRRVLERAEPLLANLSTEDGFSTLGVLQSDGALVRCCLFGDGVVIARHRDGGLSVWSVEYSANAPFYLQYLRDPALETAYDEQYRDQLRNCVRTRLDANGGVLGSDVCAQSSQAPAWELTLDVKRQDLDAVFVCSDGLGTTKEGLEATAAAVAAVKNSTGEFVRRRVAKLARDWLKAGGMPTDDLAVAGIWLDREPGDE
- the pncB gene encoding nicotinate phosphoribosyltransferase, which translates into the protein MTAFTATQASAREPFVPVIRSLLETDLYKFSMLQAMLHRHPGAHAEYAFVCRNKPQFPLAELEAEVNEQLDDLCTLRFSEDELTYLRGLRYIKSDFVDFLALFHFQRKFIKVSVSGDALNIVATGPQVHVMMFEIFVLAIVNELYFRNVDQALALEEGRARLAEKIAMLKAFGKEAPRRFPFDLSDFGVRRRFSGAWQDEVVATLAREVPEYFKGTSNVYLARKHGLVPIGTMAHEYLQSYQSFGVRLRDFQKAALEDWVQEYRGDLGIALTDVVGMDAFLADFDLYFAKLFDGLRHDSGDPKVWGEKALAHYAKLRVDAGTKRLVFSDGLDIPRSLDLYRHFADRVQVGFGVGTNLTNDMGVPALNIVMKLMSCNGQPTAKLSDSAGKTLCKDETFLAYLRQVFNHTAPAV